GACGGCCTGGGAGAGCTGCGTCATGGACGAGGAGACGGCTCCCGTGCCTTCCGCGGCCCGCTGGACGTTCTGAGAGATTTCCGCAGTGGCGGCGCCCTGCTGCTCGACAGCCGAGGCGATGGCGGTGGTGTAGGAGTTCACCTCTGTCATGGTCTCGGCGATTTCGCCGATCGCAACCACGGATTCCTTGGTGGCGTTCTGGATCTCGGTGATCTGCGAGGAGATCTCTTCGGTTGCCTTGGAAGTCTGGGTTGCAAGCTCCTTCACCTCCGCGGCAACAACCGCAAAGCCCTTGCCGGCTTCACCAGCACGCGCCGCCTCGATGGTGGCGTTCAGGGCCAGGAGGTTGGTCTGTTCGGCAATGGCCTGGATGAGCGTGACCACTTCGCCGATCTTGGTGGCCGCTTCTGCTAGCCCCTCGACCTTCTCGTTGGTGATCCGGGTGCCCGTGTTGGCACGATCGACGATTTCGGTGGTCTGGGCAACCTGCCGCGAAATCTCGCCGATGGAGGCCGCCAGCTCTTCTGCGGCACTTGCCACGGTCTGAACGTTGTTGGTGGTCTCGTTCGAGGAGGCCTGCGTTTCGCTGGCATAGCCGGCGCTGTCGCGGGCAATCTCGGTCAGGGCCTGAGCGGTGGAGTCCAGGCTGCCGGCAGTGGACTCCACAGAGCCGAGGGCTTCTTCCGCGGTTGAGCGGAAGGACAGGATCATCGCATCGATGCGTTCCTGGCGCTGCTGACGGGCGGCTTCTTCCTGGGCGTTTTGCTCCTGGAGTTGCGCACGCTCAATCGCGTTGTCGCGGAACACCTGGACCGTCCGGCTCATGTCGCCGATTTCGTCGCCGCGGTCGCGGCCCGGAATGTCGACTTCATTGTCGCCGTTGGCCAGGCGGTCCATCACGTTGGTGATGGTTCGGATCGGGCGGGTGATGGCCAGGTTGAGCACGAATGCCAGGCCGATGCCGCCAAGAATGGCCAGCAGGATAGTCGTTGCGATTTGCAGCTCGGCTGAGCTCGAAGCTGCGTTGGCCGCTTTCGACTGGGCGTCGGAAATCGCTGCGATATCGGCGTTGACCCTGCGGGTCAGGTCGTCGAGCTGGGCCCGCTTGTCCGTCAGGTCCTTCTTGGTGGTAACCATTTCCTTGAAGGAGCGGTCGAGCGACGCAACGGAGACCGGGATCGCCTTGATCGCATCGCCTGCAGACGGCAGGATCATGGCATATTTCACCATGTCTTTTTCAAGGTTTGCCAGGGCGGCAATGCTTTCTTCGACCTTGGTGATGTCAGAAGAACCAAACGCACCGAACAGGAAAAGGGTCTCCGCGCGGGCTGCCAGGGCCAGCTCGTTGAGCTTCGTCGCCTTTGCCGCAATGGACCGAACGGTTGCCAGCCGTGTAGACGCTGTCAACGCATCTGTCTTTGCCTTGGAGACAACCGGGTTGACCTGGCCGAGAATTTCCTTGGTATAGGTATCGACACCTTCAATCGCTGTGCCGACTGCAAGGCGCGCCTCGTAGGCTTCTGAGAAGCCGAGGTCCGTGGTGAGTTTCTCCAGGGCCTTGTTAAGCAATCCGGCCTGTTTCTTCAGCTGCCCGAGGGATTTCTTCTTGATGCCGTCAATCTGCTTGTAGCCCATCTGCTTGGTCGTGCTGACAAGGTCGCGAGCGATGTCGATGGCGACGGTCAGGTTGTCACCGTCGATATTGCCGCTGCCTTCGAGATAGAGCATGTTCACCCGAACGACTTCATCCTTCAGCTGAAAGACGCTGAATTGCAGCTGATTGGCATCGTCCAGACGGCTGTTGGCTGAGAACGCCTCCGAGCTGATTTTCTTTTCTTCCGCTGCGACGGCATCGCTGATGCTGGCGGCCAGTGCTTCCAGATCAGCCGTGCTTTGCTGCAGGGTGGCAAGCCGCTCGGCCTGCTGTTCTGTCTGTGAGACCACTTCCGCGAACGTCTGCTCAAACTCGCTCACGGCCTCACTGGCACCGGAAACCTGTGCTTCCGACGTTTCATCGCCGGCAACACCGGTCGCGAGGTTCGCCAATTCGTTCTTGAGCTTGGCAATCTCGTCGCCTACGGCGGTGCTGAGATCTGCGCTCGGATTGTTGAGATAGTCTTCCCGCTGCAGCGAGGTTGCGGACACTTGCGCGGCAACCTTTGCAGCCTGGTCGGCAACATCGAAACGCGAGGCGAGGCTGTGAATGGCCAGGAAGCCGACGCCGCCAACCACTGCTGTCAGCAGCAACACGGCTAAAAAACCGCCACCGACTTTGAACCCGAATTTCAAGTCGGTCAGAACCTTCAATAGTCTCTTCATTTCGTCCCCGCACAGCCGGAATCAAGGCATTTCGCTGTTATTATTGCGGAGGCCGATGAAGATTAGGTAAATAATGAAAATTCTCTTCAGGTACTACGTAATTTTATTTCTTATTACATGTTAACGGGGTTTAACCTTTGGAGAGTAGATAAATAAACTCAAACAATAAATTTATGGTTGTATTTCCTTGTTACACGTGCTGGCCACCGTTGATGTGAATTTCAGCGCCGCTGACATAAGAGGACTTGTTGGAACACAGGTAATAGATTGTATCCGCGACCTCAGCCGGCAGTCCGAGGCGCCGCAGTGGAATGTCATCGATCATCTTTTCCGTACCGGGGGACAGAATGGCTGTGTCGATTTCTCCAGGGGCAATGGCATTGACCCGGATGCCATGCGGACCGAAGTCCGCTGCCATTTCCCGGGTCAGGGAGGCAAGAGCCGCCTTTGAGGTTGCATAGGCCGTGCCGGCAAACGGGTGAACGCGCATTCCGGCAATGGACGTCACGTTGACGACGGACCCGGCAGCGTTCTTCAGTTCCTGAAACAGTCCGCGCCCGAGCAGGATCGGGGCAAAGAAATTCACCTGAAACACGGTGCGCCACTCGTGCATTGCCGTCGTCAGAGAATCGAGTCGCTCGCCTTCCGCACCTTTCGGGCTGATGCCGGCATTGTTGACAAGCGCGCTGAGGCGGGAGCCATTCGTCTCAAGCCGCTTGCGGATCTCCTGAACCGCAAAGCCCAGATTTTCAGGATCCGACAGATCGACCTGGATGTGGTCTTCCGGGCCCATCGGCCAGGGGCATTTGTCCGAAAACGCCTGCCGTGAACAGGTGATCACCCGCCAGCCTTCCGCGGAGAACCGCTTGACGGTTGCATGGCCGATCCCCCGGCTTGCGCCGGTCAGGACGAGAGTTGGCCGGTCATCCTGCATGGGCTTGCCGTTCATGTCATTCCCTTGTTAGCGTATCGAGGGTCCGGAAAAAGTTGACTCTCAGGGTCGAGTTTCGATATTGCGCTGGAATTCGTCAATGACAATATGTCGTCAACTGTCCGCAAAGACCAACCTGTCCGCATATGAGGACGCACGCCGGATCCTGCAATGATCATATGCTCCTGTAATGTCCTGTCTGACAAGCAGCTTCGCGAAGCCGCGGAGGAAATGCGGGCGGACCCGAACGGCAAGGTGCCGACGCCAGGCGCAGTGTTTCGGCATCTTGGCTGTCGTCCGCGCTGTGGTGGATGTTTTCCCGCGGTGATTGACATTATTCATGAAAAAAGCTCTGAAGAGGGTGAGGAATCCAAACCGGTTCGCCTGCGCGAAAAACGTGCCGCCAGCCGGTAAATCAGGAGAGGGCCGATGAAGGGCGACGCGCGCGTAATCGAATATCTGAACAAGTCCCTGCGTCACGAACTGACCGTGGTCAACCAGTTCTGGGTCCATGCGCGTCTGCTGGAAGACTGGGGCTACAGCAAGCTTGCGGCCAAGGAACTGGTCGAGGCCGACGAAGAGCGCCAGCACGCCCAGGAACTGATGGACCGCATCATCTTCCTGGAAGGCCTGCCGAACCTGCAGACCCTTGACCCGCTGCGCATCGGCCAGTCCCTGAAGGAATGCCTGGAAGGCGACCTGGCAGCCGAATATGTTGCGCGCGCGCTCTACAAGGAAGCACGTGAAGTTTGCCGTGAACTTGGCGACTATGTCACGATGGCCATGTTCGAGCGTCTGCTCGGTGATGAGGAAGGTCACATCGACTTCCTGGAAACCCAGCTTGGCTTGATCGAGCAGATCGGCATCGACAACTACGCCATGCTGCAGGCAAATTCCGCAGATCAGGCGGAATAACAGCTTCCGATTGGTCCCGGGTTTCCCCGGGCCGGTTCACTTTTTTGGCGCAGACCAGAGAACCACGCAGCTCTCAGAGGTGGCCCAGGCGCACAACCTTGCCACCGGCCGCCTTTAGGTCTTCTTCATCGTGGCTGACCAGCAGAACGGGCAGGGATTTCTCCCTGGCCAGATCGAAGACCTGCGCGCGGATGTCGGCGCGCCGCGCGGTGTCCAGACTGGAAAACGGTTCATCCAGCAGCAGCGCCTTCGGGTTGGCAAGGAGCGTCCGCATGAGCGCGACCCGGGTCTGCTGCCCGCCGGAAAGGGTTGCCGGATCGCGATGGGCGAACCCTGCCAGGCCAACGTCGGCAAGGGCCTGTTCCGCCATGTCGCGGCGCATCGCACGCCGCCGGATGGCAGCGGGGATGGCGAACATCAGGTTTTGCAGCACCGACATATGCGGGAACATCAGCGGCGACTGGAACATCAGACCGATGTGACGATCCTGAGCGGGCAAGCCGGTCAGGTCCCGGTCATTCAGCAACACGCGTCCGGTTGCCGAAAAGTCCGGCCGCAGGAAACCCGCGATGAAATCCAGCAGACTGGATTTGCCGCTACCACTTTCCCCCATGATGGTCAGAACCTCGCCAGGTGCGATCCGGCAGTCGATCG
This genomic interval from Labrenzia sp. VG12 contains the following:
- the bfr gene encoding bacterioferritin; the encoded protein is MKGDARVIEYLNKSLRHELTVVNQFWVHARLLEDWGYSKLAAKELVEADEERQHAQELMDRIIFLEGLPNLQTLDPLRIGQSLKECLEGDLAAEYVARALYKEAREVCRELGDYVTMAMFERLLGDEEGHIDFLETQLGLIEQIGIDNYAMLQANSADQAE
- a CDS encoding bacterioferritin-associated ferredoxin, producing MIICSCNVLSDKQLREAAEEMRADPNGKVPTPGAVFRHLGCRPRCGGCFPAVIDIIHEKSSEEGEESKPVRLREKRAASR
- a CDS encoding SDR family NAD(P)-dependent oxidoreductase — protein: MNGKPMQDDRPTLVLTGASRGIGHATVKRFSAEGWRVITCSRQAFSDKCPWPMGPEDHIQVDLSDPENLGFAVQEIRKRLETNGSRLSALVNNAGISPKGAEGERLDSLTTAMHEWRTVFQVNFFAPILLGRGLFQELKNAAGSVVNVTSIAGMRVHPFAGTAYATSKAALASLTREMAADFGPHGIRVNAIAPGEIDTAILSPGTEKMIDDIPLRRLGLPAEVADTIYYLCSNKSSYVSGAEIHINGGQHV
- a CDS encoding methyl-accepting chemotaxis protein; this translates as MKRLLKVLTDLKFGFKVGGGFLAVLLLTAVVGGVGFLAIHSLASRFDVADQAAKVAAQVSATSLQREDYLNNPSADLSTAVGDEIAKLKNELANLATGVAGDETSEAQVSGASEAVSEFEQTFAEVVSQTEQQAERLATLQQSTADLEALAASISDAVAAEEKKISSEAFSANSRLDDANQLQFSVFQLKDEVVRVNMLYLEGSGNIDGDNLTVAIDIARDLVSTTKQMGYKQIDGIKKKSLGQLKKQAGLLNKALEKLTTDLGFSEAYEARLAVGTAIEGVDTYTKEILGQVNPVVSKAKTDALTASTRLATVRSIAAKATKLNELALAARAETLFLFGAFGSSDITKVEESIAALANLEKDMVKYAMILPSAGDAIKAIPVSVASLDRSFKEMVTTKKDLTDKRAQLDDLTRRVNADIAAISDAQSKAANAASSSAELQIATTILLAILGGIGLAFVLNLAITRPIRTITNVMDRLANGDNEVDIPGRDRGDEIGDMSRTVQVFRDNAIERAQLQEQNAQEEAARQQRQERIDAMILSFRSTAEEALGSVESTAGSLDSTAQALTEIARDSAGYASETQASSNETTNNVQTVASAAEELAASIGEISRQVAQTTEIVDRANTGTRITNEKVEGLAEAATKIGEVVTLIQAIAEQTNLLALNATIEAARAGEAGKGFAVVAAEVKELATQTSKATEEISSQITEIQNATKESVVAIGEIAETMTEVNSYTTAIASAVEQQGAATAEISQNVQRAAEGTGAVSSSMTQLSQAVDQTSSSADMVLSASGELTQKTDELKREVEQFLSEVAAA
- a CDS encoding ATP-binding cassette domain-containing protein, with the translated sequence MSVADTLPGLVLESVSLRLNDRLLLSIDCRIAPGEVLTIMGESGSGKSSLLDFIAGFLRPDFSATGRVLLNDRDLTGLPAQDRHIGLMFQSPLMFPHMSVLQNLMFAIPAAIRRRAMRRDMAEQALADVGLAGFAHRDPATLSGGQQTRVALMRTLLANPKALLLDEPFSSLDTARRADIRAQVFDLAREKSLPVLLVSHDEEDLKAAGGKVVRLGHL